In Meiothermus ruber DSM 1279, the following proteins share a genomic window:
- a CDS encoding CCA tRNA nucleotidyltransferase: MMDYRQVLQQLSFLPDLYLVGGAVRDILLGETPEDLDFATSAPPEVVMRLAKAQGLEAIPTGLEHGTVTILIDHHPYEVTTFRRDVETYGRKARVAWGQSIEEDLARRDFTIGAIAMDAAGRVIDPYGGQQDLEAGVLRAVGDPAQRFREDYLRVIRAGRFAARYGFEIEPRTLQAARAAAPEVLSHVAIERVTAEFDKAFQNGTPSRFLRYLYDLEILQRLIPEFEDTHLLLQNPRWHPEGDVLTHVLQVVDRAPPPYRWHALLHDIGKKDTARWRPEGWYSFYGHERVGAGLIPRIARDLRLPNHLRDELVVTTALHMVPVFTKPTPAAIRKFQAQAGPHLPALRALYEADGAGRRSKESWKFFEPQPVPVQPVLLGRHLIERGHKPGKVFSRMLKAAYDWQLDSGETDIEALYRVALRALEREA, encoded by the coding sequence ATGATGGACTACCGCCAAGTTCTGCAACAGCTTTCCTTCCTGCCCGATCTCTACCTGGTGGGCGGGGCGGTGCGCGACATTCTGCTAGGTGAGACGCCCGAAGACCTGGACTTTGCCACCTCCGCGCCCCCGGAGGTGGTGATGCGCCTGGCTAAAGCCCAGGGCCTGGAGGCTATTCCCACCGGCCTCGAGCACGGCACGGTTACCATCCTGATTGACCACCACCCCTACGAGGTCACCACTTTCCGCCGCGACGTGGAGACCTATGGACGCAAGGCCAGGGTGGCCTGGGGGCAAAGCATTGAGGAAGACCTAGCCCGGCGCGACTTCACCATCGGGGCCATCGCCATGGATGCCGCCGGGCGGGTGATCGACCCCTACGGTGGGCAGCAGGACCTCGAGGCCGGCGTCTTGCGGGCGGTGGGCGACCCGGCCCAGCGCTTCCGGGAAGACTACCTGCGGGTGATCCGGGCGGGCCGGTTTGCGGCGCGCTACGGCTTTGAGATTGAGCCAAGAACCCTGCAAGCCGCGCGGGCAGCAGCCCCGGAGGTGCTCTCGCACGTGGCCATCGAGCGGGTGACCGCGGAGTTCGACAAAGCCTTCCAGAACGGCACCCCCAGCCGTTTTCTGCGCTACCTCTACGACCTGGAAATCCTGCAACGCCTGATTCCCGAGTTCGAGGATACCCACCTGCTCTTGCAAAACCCCCGCTGGCACCCCGAGGGCGATGTGCTGACCCATGTGTTGCAGGTGGTGGATCGGGCGCCGCCGCCGTACCGCTGGCACGCCCTGCTGCACGACATCGGCAAAAAAGATACCGCGCGCTGGAGGCCCGAGGGCTGGTATAGCTTCTATGGGCACGAGCGGGTGGGCGCCGGGCTGATACCCCGCATCGCCCGCGACCTGCGCCTGCCCAATCATCTGCGGGACGAATTGGTGGTGACCACCGCTTTGCACATGGTGCCGGTCTTTACCAAGCCCACCCCTGCGGCCATCCGCAAGTTTCAGGCCCAGGCCGGCCCGCATCTGCCAGCCTTGAGAGCCCTGTATGAAGCCGATGGGGCCGGGCGCCGATCCAAAGAGTCCTGGAAGTTTTTTGAGCCCCAGCCGGTGCCGGTGCAGCCGGTTTTGCTGGGACGGCACCTAATTGAGCGGGGTCACAAGCCAGGGAAAGTTTTTAGCCGGATGCTCAAAGCCGCCTATGACTGGCAGCTCGATAGCGGCGAGACCGACATCGAGGCGCTTTACCGGGTGGCTCTGAGGGCTTTGGAGCGGGAAGCCTGA